CTGTGAATTACTACTTCATTACCGGAACCAGCCGAGGAATTGGTCGAGCTTTAGCTGAGCGGGCTTTGCAGGAAGACAATACTCAAGTAATTGGGTTTTCCCGCCAGCAAAATATTCAGCACGATCGCTATACTCACCATTCAATAGATTTATCTGATATTGATAATCTTTCCGAGCAGATTGCTTCAATTTTTTTAGAGTTATCGGATGCTAAACAAATTGTGCTTATCAATAATGCCGGAACGCTGGGTGATGTAAAATACTTTGGCTCGATAGCTGATGCGAAGATTGAGCAGCTTTTTTCACTGAACATAACTGCCCCGGCTATTCTAATGAATCACTTCATTCGCCAGTACCGGGATGCGGCCGCCGAACGAGTTATTATCAATGTTTCTTCGGGGGTGTCTAAGTATGCGGTAGACGGCTGGTCGGGCTACTGCGCTTCTAAAGCAGCCCTGGATATGCTGACTGAAGTAGCCGCCTTGGAACTAGAAAAGCAAAACGTCCAAAACTTCCGAGTGTACTCTGTAGCCCCCGGCATTGTAGATACGCAGATGCAAACCGACATACGTGAAACCGATGAGCAAAACTTTAGTCGTCTGCAAAACTTCAAAAACTATAAAGCCGACGGAGCTTTAGACAACCCCCAGCAAACCGCTGAAAAATACTTTTACCTGATTAACCATCCTGAAAAATTCACCGAGGTACGACTGGATGTACGGGAGTTTTAAACCGTTTCTTAATCACCCAAATGGTTGTCAAAACTATACTTTAATCCATCGTACAATCCC
This region of Tunicatimonas pelagia genomic DNA includes:
- a CDS encoding SDR family NAD(P)-dependent oxidoreductase, with protein sequence MNYYFITGTSRGIGRALAERALQEDNTQVIGFSRQQNIQHDRYTHHSIDLSDIDNLSEQIASIFLELSDAKQIVLINNAGTLGDVKYFGSIADAKIEQLFSLNITAPAILMNHFIRQYRDAAAERVIINVSSGVSKYAVDGWSGYCASKAALDMLTEVAALELEKQNVQNFRVYSVAPGIVDTQMQTDIRETDEQNFSRLQNFKNYKADGALDNPQQTAEKYFYLINHPEKFTEVRLDVREF